The genomic DNA GCGAGTTCCAGCCGACGATACCAGAACCATTCCTGCTGGTTAATCGAAACCGTCTCCAAAGGGGCATCCAAAATTTTGGCGATCGCCTGTAAGCCGTGCTGTTCGATCTGATTACGATTGCGGATCGCATACTCCGACTCGTGTTCCAGAGAGATCACCTGAGTTTGCGTAGTGGAGTCCGCGATCGCCGCTAACCTCATTGCCTCCAAACTAATTGCCTCCAGACTGTATGCTGAGACTAAGGTAGAAACGCCGCTGCTGGCTTCTACGACAAGCTGAGGACGATGCTCTCGAATCAGAGAAACAATCAACGCCAGGAAATCGGGAGATGCCGCCCAATCCCGCATGGAGGGTAAGGGGTGACGCAGGTTCAGCAGAGGGATGAGGGAAAATAACGCCTCGATTTGCTGATAGTCTTTCTGCCGCCGATCGTGCTGTTCCAGCAACGCCTGAATTTGCTCACTCTGCCGATAGTTCAAATCGTAAAGCCGATAATAGCTTTCCAAGGCGATCGCCATCAGTATCCCGAAGCCCACCACCAGTACCAGACCTAACGCCAGTTCGCCAAATAGCCAGCGACCCACAAACAGAATTCCGAGCAGGATGATTAAAGCGGCAAAAGCGATCGCCACTGTTTTTTTATTCAGCAGGGTAGGACGCTCAGACGGATACGTCATGACCATGCCTCTCTGAGGTGGGGAGTGGGGTGGGGGGCAGGGGAGCGAATTGGGTGATGGGGACAGGAGTCGATCGCGATAGCAGCTTCCAGCGGCGTGGCTGATAGAATGCCGATTTGCTCATGCGTCCGTTGTTCTGCACGGTGAAGCGGAATCCGTCGGCGATATCGAGGATAAATAGGGCATCGTTGCGAACGTCTACGCGCATCATGTAGTGTCCGGGGGAGAGACCCAGGTAGGGCATCTCGATTTGCAGTTCGTGGGTTCCAGGCGTGACGTGGAATTCCTCTTTGTCGTTGCTGCCGCCCAGATACAAATCGGGCATTCCGTCTCTGCCCAGTTCCATGATTGAAATTCGCAGATTGACGCGATCGAAGGTTTGCCGCGCCAAAAACTGAATGCAGAGCCGTACCGAGTCTCCGGTGGTCAAAGCCTCTAGCGGTTTCCCGTCGGGGCTTCTAAACCAGAGTCCGGTGATATCCAGTCCGGTGGTTTCTTCTGCGGATTTGGGAGGCTGTTGTAAAATGCCGATCGATCGTGACCCATTGCCCAGAAACAGATCGGCTTCGTATTTTGCCATCACCGTTTCCGCGTCTCCGGTTGCCATCACCCGCCCCTTTTGCAGATAAACCGCCTCCGGACACATCGAGAGAATCGCCTGCGGATTATGCGCCACCAGCACAAAGGCTGTCCCCTTTTGCCGAAGCTGATGCAGTCGCCGATGGCACTTGGCAATAAATTTGATGTCTCCTACGGCAAGCACTTCGTCAATTAGCAGAATGTCTGGGTCGGTATGCACCGCACAGGAAAAGCCCAGCCGCGCCGCCATGCCGGAACTATAGCTATGCACCGGAGCCTCGATCGCCTCGCCAATTTCGGCAAATTCGACGACTTCATCAAACCGCCGATCGATCTCTGCCTTCGAGAGTCCTAAAATCGACAGATTCGCGTAGATATTTTCTCTGCCCGTCAACACGGGACTAAAACCTGCCCCCAGCGCAATCAGGGGAGCCACCCTGCCTCGCACCCGCACCATGCCCCGATCGGGCTTAATCAAACCGCTGATGATTCGCAACAGGGTTGTTTTACCGCTGCCGTTTGCCCCAATCAGACCGATCGCCTCTCCGCGCCGCAGCTTGAAATTGACCCGATCGAGTGCCCAAAATTCGCCCTTTCGCAGAGAATTCGCTTCCTGCCGTAGTCCCAGTAGCTCGGAGCCGATGTCCTGTACGCCATAGAGCATCGATCGCTTGAGGCTGCGGCAAAATTTTTTGGAAACCCCTCGAACGGACAAAACTACATCATCCGAATTCATGTCCGAAGCAGATTCCGAAGCAAGTGCGATCGGGCACCGTTGCCCGCAGCCCTGCGGGATCGCTTCCTCTAAAAAGTCATCCCGATAGTGAAGCGGCTCCCTCATGCGCTGATTCGCTCAATCATAAACGGCATTGCAACCCGATAAACTAGCCAGCCCAGCAGGAACACGATCAGTGCGATCAGACTTGCAATCCAGAAAGCCCCAGGCTCAGACACCCCCCCGATCGTCGCCAGTTCTCTTGTGGTCATTAGCAGGGGAGTCACCGGATTCAGCTGCACCAGGGCAGCAAACAAACCCGATTCCGGCAGGGGATACAGCACGGGAGTCACAAACAGCCACGCCGTCAGCAGGAGCGTTAGCCCTTTGGTAATGTCCTCATACAGTCCGCCGATTGGAGCCAGCAGCAGCCCGACGCCCGTTCCCAATGCCACCAGATGCAGCAACGCCACCGGAGCCGCGATCGCCGTCCAGCCCACCGGAATCTTGAACCAGAGGAACAGCAATCCAATCAGCCCCAGTTTAATCAGAAAATTAAACCCCACCTGCCCCATCTGCGACAGCATCAGCGCTTCACGCGGGAAGTTAATCCGGGACAGCAGCGGCTTTGCCTGGGCGATCGCCTGCACCTGACCACTCACCGACTCCGCGAAGGTTTGCCAGAGCGTCATGCTCAGCATTACGTATGCCGGATAGGGAATGTCCGTCGCGCCCACGTTGATCACCTGAGCATTGTTTGCCAGGGTTAGACCAATTGCAGTGGCGATCGGGGGCACAAATGCCCAAAAGACTCCCAGCAGCGATTGTCGATACTGGGCACGAATATCGCGTACCATCAGCCGCCATGCCAGATCCCGTGCTGCCACCAGATCCCGTGCCATAACGGTAAAAAGCTTGAACGGATGCCGCAGGGAACTTTCAGCAGAATAGACTGCCTCGGAGAGATCGCCCGATCGGGCTGGGGGGAGGAACTGGCTTTGCCGGGGCATAAGTACAAATGCGGACAATAGGGCAATCTTTACGAAAAAGTTACCAGTCCGCCTCCGATGCTGCAAGCTAAGTCCCGGAAGTTCACCGCGATCGCACGGAAGCTTTACTGAATCTTTAAGAAGACTTTACAGACCCCCTGAGCTGATCCGTTACTGCTGCGGCTGCACCACACAGGGCTGCGTCTGGCAGTTGTTGATATAAAGCTGCTCGATAAACGGTTTTTGCCAGCTAAGAGGAATTTCCAGCAGGTCGCGGGTTCCGGTAAAGCCCTGACTGATAAACAGCAGCAGCGCAATGCAGCTCAGCGTGACGTGAACCTTACGCCAGGTCTGCGATCGATCCTTATAAATCTCCGGGAAGATTGCCAGCGAGAAGATCATCAGCATTGCCGCCGCCATCCCGTAGTAGTAGTGCGATACCCACCACTCAAACCCGCGGCGAAACACCTCCGGTTGACAGCCCAGCAGCACCAGCCCAATGCCAGTTAAAGTCGCAAATCCTGCCCGCTGCACCTTACCGTTAGAGATATTGAGCAGCACCAGCGAGGCGATCGTCAGGATAAATAGAACGACCAGCAGCAAGACTCTTGTGCCGTTCTGCTGCTCCGGGGAAGCGGTCAATAGCTTCGAGAAAATCGGGTAAGCCAGCCCAATCAGCGTCACGCCGACGACCGAATTGCTAAGCCACCGTCCGAGACGAAGATGCTGAGTGCCAACCGTTGCCGAAATGGCGGATTTTTCGCCCTTTGCCAGCGCCTTGCGCCGATTTCGAGTCTGAAGGGAATAGTTCACCACAATTCCAATCAGGGGAAACACAAAGGCGATCGCGATCGCGGGATGAATTAAACTGGCAAAATCGATCGTTTCTATCATGGCTAAATTGCCCTAACGAATGTCTGAAAAACTGTTCTGCGAATAGTGTTGGCTGATACCTTTTTAGTCAAGAATTTTGCAGGACATCGCGTTGCAGAGACATAAGATTCGCTGATCTGCATCACAAGCGCCTGAAAATCCTGCTGTAGCATTGAACAAATTGATAAACCCAATTCACTGAACCGGCAATACACCCGGCATGATTCAAAAATAATATCGCTTCTCTGTCGTCAAGCGTGTCTGCTCAGGTACTTTTGAATTCTAAAGGTACCTTCTAAAAATCCTCAAGCAATGCTTGAATCGCGATCCGTCAAAGTATGAATAAAGTATTGACCTTGCCCATCTTCTTTTTTATTCCTAAACAAATATTTCAATTCGGCAAACCTAAATCCAATCACCCCGATGAAACGGATAGAAAAGAGGGAGAAGCATACGGATCGATCGCGGTTAGTTAGGAAGAGATGGCTAGAAAACGATCGATTGGAAAATTGGACTTTAGCCGAAGCTAGATTAGGAGTCCTATCGACTATACGTTCATCTCAGCAAAACGGATTCGTCGCTAAACAGATTGCCCAAAGGGTTTTTTTGATCAGGAGTTTTCATGACGACTTCAGCGGACCAAACCAAACCAACTTCCCAGTCCTCATCGTCTGCTGCCGCCAGACAACCCTTCCGTCCCCAAACCACGACCCTGATTCTGCTGGGAATTGTCCTGCTGTCGGGGGCAATCGTGGCGGGCTGGTTTACCGGGCAGGGCACCATTAGCCGCATTTTTACCCAGCTGAATGCCTTGCAAAATCAGCCTCCGCTCTGGCTGGAAGTGCCGATGGTGGCAGGGGGCTATCTGCTGTTTCCCACGGTGGCGCTGTTTGCGATCGTCCTGGTGGTCACAAAAATTTCGCCCCAGCCCCGGTTCTGGTCGCGGGTAACGGTCGTGGGAATCCTGCTGGCGTTGACGGTGCGCTATCTGCTGTGGCGATCGCTGACGACGCTGAATGTGAGTACGCCGATGAATGGGGTATTCAGTCTGGGACTCTTCTTTCTGGAATTACTCATGCTGGTTAGCAGCACGATTCAGCTTTTCCTAATGCTGCGGGTGCGCGATCGGCGGCGGGAGGCGGACTGGTTGGCAATGGATGTGATGGAGGGCAGATACCAGCCCACAGTGGACATCATGATCCCCACCTACAACGAGCCGGATTTTATTCTGCGACGGACGGTGATTGGCTGCCAAGCGATCGACTATGCCCACAAGAAAATTTATTTGCTGGACGATACGCGCCGCCCAGAAATCAAAAAACTGGCGGAGGAGTTGGGCTGTGAGTATCTGAC from Leptolyngbya ohadii IS1 includes the following:
- a CDS encoding DUF4079 domain-containing protein; this translates as MIETIDFASLIHPAIAIAFVFPLIGIVVNYSLQTRNRRKALAKGEKSAISATVGTQHLRLGRWLSNSVVGVTLIGLAYPIFSKLLTASPEQQNGTRVLLLVVLFILTIASLVLLNISNGKVQRAGFATLTGIGLVLLGCQPEVFRRGFEWWVSHYYYGMAAAMLMIFSLAIFPEIYKDRSQTWRKVHVTLSCIALLLFISQGFTGTRDLLEIPLSWQKPFIEQLYINNCQTQPCVVQPQQ
- a CDS encoding ABC transporter ATP-binding protein, coding for MREPLHYRDDFLEEAIPQGCGQRCPIALASESASDMNSDDVVLSVRGVSKKFCRSLKRSMLYGVQDIGSELLGLRQEANSLRKGEFWALDRVNFKLRRGEAIGLIGANGSGKTTLLRIISGLIKPDRGMVRVRGRVAPLIALGAGFSPVLTGRENIYANLSILGLSKAEIDRRFDEVVEFAEIGEAIEAPVHSYSSGMAARLGFSCAVHTDPDILLIDEVLAVGDIKFIAKCHRRLHQLRQKGTAFVLVAHNPQAILSMCPEAVYLQKGRVMATGDAETVMAKYEADLFLGNGSRSIGILQQPPKSAEETTGLDITGLWFRSPDGKPLEALTTGDSVRLCIQFLARQTFDRVNLRISIMELGRDGMPDLYLGGSNDKEEFHVTPGTHELQIEMPYLGLSPGHYMMRVDVRNDALFILDIADGFRFTVQNNGRMSKSAFYQPRRWKLLSRSTPVPITQFAPLPPTPLPTSERHGHDVSV
- a CDS encoding ABC transporter permease, producing the protein MPRQSQFLPPARSGDLSEAVYSAESSLRHPFKLFTVMARDLVAARDLAWRLMVRDIRAQYRQSLLGVFWAFVPPIATAIGLTLANNAQVINVGATDIPYPAYVMLSMTLWQTFAESVSGQVQAIAQAKPLLSRINFPREALMLSQMGQVGFNFLIKLGLIGLLFLWFKIPVGWTAIAAPVALLHLVALGTGVGLLLAPIGGLYEDITKGLTLLLTAWLFVTPVLYPLPESGLFAALVQLNPVTPLLMTTRELATIGGVSEPGAFWIASLIALIVFLLGWLVYRVAMPFMIERISA
- a CDS encoding class I SAM-dependent methyltransferase, encoding MTYPSERPTLLNKKTVAIAFAALIILLGILFVGRWLFGELALGLVLVVGFGILMAIALESYYRLYDLNYRQSEQIQALLEQHDRRQKDYQQIEALFSLIPLLNLRHPLPSMRDWAASPDFLALIVSLIREHRPQLVVEASSGVSTLVSAYSLEAISLEAMRLAAIADSTTQTQVISLEHESEYAIRNRNQIEQHGLQAIAKILDAPLETVSINQQEWFWYRRLELASLMQNTEKRIELLIIDGPPKDTQKLARYPALPLLWEWLSDEAIVLLDDADREDEREIVRRWQQEYSGKCRIDAQWIATEKGACILRIKKLSS